In the bacterium genome, GCTCCCCTTGGCCCGCGCCCAGTGCCAAGGCAGCCGGAGCGGGCGCTCGATGCCGGGCGAGGAGACTTCCAGGTCGTACGACTGCGGAATCGGGTCTTCGACGTCGAGCTCGCGCGACAGCTGGCGGCTGACCCGCTCGCAGTCGTCGATGCCGATCTCGCCTTCCGGGCGCGACAGAAGGATCTGCAGCTTCGCGCGCGGCCCGGACCGCCGCAACGACAAGTCGTAGAGCTCGACGCCCTCGCCGGCCGCGACGCGCTCGGCGATCGCCCGCAGGCGCGCTTCGAGCTTCTCTCCACCAAGGCGACGCTCTTCCGTCACGTTCGTCTCCCGGCCACCGCCGCCGCGTCGGCCTCTCCGGGCACGAAAAAAGGCGCCCGAAGGCGCCTTGCGCAGCAGATCCGCATGGCTGGGCAGATACTAACACAAAGAACCGCGTCCGCATCAAATCTATAAAGCGTTCGCGCGCCGAACCGGGCGAAGGGAACGACGACGCGGAAAAGTTGGCGATCTTTCTTGACAGCCCGGGAGGGGGAGGGCATTATCCCGCCTCGCGTCCGAGACACACCGCCGCGAGGCGGGGCCCACCCCGGAAGCTGGACGGATCAAACGAGAGCTGGTACAGTCTCGCCGTCCCAAGATCGGTCGGAACGAAGCAATAAAAGTTCCGGTCCGGCCTTGACACACGAGAGTC is a window encoding:
- a CDS encoding ribosome maturation factor RimP, which translates into the protein MTEERRLGGEKLEARLRAIAERVAAGEGVELYDLSLRRSGPRAKLQILLSRPEGEIGIDDCERVSRQLSRELDVEDPIPQSYDLEVSSPGIERPLRLPWHWARAKGSAVHVKYRGADGKARTAVGALENAGGESVAVKAADGTLIEIPLSAVLAARIHVEW